CCTACATCCTCATCCACGAGAAGAAAATCAGCTCCCTCAAGGATCTGCTTCCTCTCCTCGAGAAGGTTGCCAAGAGCGGCAAGCCACTCCTTATCATCGCTGAGGACGTCGAGGGCGAAGCCCTTGCCACCCTCGTGGTGAACAAGCTCCGCGGCACACTCCAGATCTGCGCCGTCAAGGCTCCCGGATTCGGAGACCGTCGCAAGTCCATGCTCGAGGACATCGCCGTCCTCACTGGCGGACGCTGCATCACCGAGGATCTCGGCATCAAGCTCGAGAACATCACCCTTGAGGACCTCGGTCGTGCGAAGCACATCACCGTCGACAAGGAGAACACCACCATCGTCGAAGGATCCGGCAAGAGCTCTGACATCCAGGGCCGCGTCGGTCAGATCCGTCGCCAGATCGAGGAGACCACCAGCGATTACGACCGTGAGAAGCTCCAGGAGCGTCTTGCCAAGCTCGCAGGCGGTGTCGCCGTCATCAACGTCGGTGCAGCCACCGAGACCGAGATGAAGGAGAAGAAGGCCCGCGTCGAAGACGCCCTTCACGCCACCCGTGCGGCAGTCGAGGAGGGTATCGTCCCAGGCGGCGGTGTCGCTCTCATCCGCGCTCAGAAGGTGCTCGACACCCTCAAGCTAGAAGGTGACGAACTCGTCGGCCTTGAGATCATCCGTCGCGCCGTCGAGGCTCCTCTCCGCCAGCTTGTTGCCAATGCAGGCAAGGAAGGCGCACTCGTCGTCCAGGAAGTCAAGAAGGGCAAGGGCAACGAAGGCTACAACGTCGCCACCGGCGAATACGTCGACCTCGTGAAGGCTGGCATCGTCGATCCGACGAAGGTCACCCGCAGCGCCCTGCAGAACGCCGCTTCCATCAGCGGACTCCTCCTCACCACCGAGGCCGTCATCGCTGACGCTCCCGAGAAGGAGAAGGGTCCAGCCATGCCTCCGGGCGGTGGCGGAATGGGCGGAATGGGCGGAATGGACTACTAAGTCTGACTCCCACGCTTCTCAAAGAAGTTACAGCAGCAGCCGGGTCAGAAATGACCCGGCTGTTTGCTTTTCTGAAAGAGTTTGATGGACTAGTTCGGCCATCAGGAATTGCCCGAATCAGAAGAGACTCAGCGTTCCCGCGCAACCCGAAAGGATAAGAACGAGTGATGTGATCAAGGTCAGCATGATCAGTGAAGTTGTTTTCATGTTGGGAGTGCTTAGTTCGCCACAATTTGTCACTCGAGCCCTCTAAGCATATTCATTAGCCGTTTCTAAGTACTTCCCCATCTAGTCCGGGGGATCTTCAGGGAGTAGGGTTGCCCTATGAAAGCAACAACCATGATTGGGATCTGCAGTTTGATAATCACGCTATCGCTGACGTCATGTTTCTGGCTGAGCAGCACAACGAGAACAAGTGATGCCACCCCTCAATCCACGACCACTTATACCCAGCATACCAGGACCACGCCGAACACGACTACCACAACGCGTTCCGTAAACTACTAAAAACCAAACGCATCTCTCACCAAAACATAACCCCAAACCTGCCACCATTATGCTCTACACAATCGCCATGGTTCTTCTTGTCCTCTGGGCGCTCGGACTCGTCAGCGCGTACACAATGGGAGGGTTCATCCATATCCTGCTTGTCTTCGCCCTTGTGGTGCTTCTGAT
The genomic region above belongs to Verrucomicrobiota bacterium and contains:
- the groL gene encoding chaperonin GroEL (60 kDa chaperone family; promotes refolding of misfolded polypeptides especially under stressful conditions; forms two stacked rings of heptamers to form a barrel-shaped 14mer; ends can be capped by GroES; misfolded proteins enter the barrel where they are refolded when GroES binds), yielding VASKTSDIAGDGTTTATVLAEAIYKEGLKNVTAGANPTSLQRGINKAVDAIVGELARISKKVKDSSEIAQVATVSANWDTTIGQIIADAMDKVGKDGTITVEEAKSIETSLDVVEGMQFDKGYLSPYFVTNAEGMEASLDSAYILIHEKKISSLKDLLPLLEKVAKSGKPLLIIAEDVEGEALATLVVNKLRGTLQICAVKAPGFGDRRKSMLEDIAVLTGGRCITEDLGIKLENITLEDLGRAKHITVDKENTTIVEGSGKSSDIQGRVGQIRRQIEETTSDYDREKLQERLAKLAGGVAVINVGAATETEMKEKKARVEDALHATRAAVEEGIVPGGGVALIRAQKVLDTLKLEGDELVGLEIIRRAVEAPLRQLVANAGKEGALVVQEVKKGKGNEGYNVATGEYVDLVKAGIVDPTKVTRSALQNAASISGLLLTTEAVIADAPEKEKGPAMPPGGGGMGGMGGMDY
- a CDS encoding lmo0937 family membrane protein translates to MLYTIAMVLLVLWALGLVSAYTMGGFIHILLVFALVVLLIQIIQGRKIG